In the genome of Trichomycterus rosablanca isolate fTriRos1 chromosome 24, fTriRos1.hap1, whole genome shotgun sequence, one region contains:
- the sfmbt1 gene encoding scm-like with four MBT domains protein 1 isoform X1 translates to MSQDAQESDADSGQDMSEFNWDDYLEETGAVPHHAFKHMDQGLQTGLTPGMKLEVPVRGDPNNAYWVSTIITTCGQLLLLRYDGYGDDRRADFWCDIMAANLHPIGWSKQQGRPMRPPEGVREKHEDWESLLERSLSESCSAPASLLEGAQRGCNPVDLLSPGLSVELMDTEDAGVAWGAVIEDNVGGRLRLRYTGTEGLPDTHSVIWIFYLNHRLHLPGWAKEHSCVVRPPSALLSLRTEEEWAEVKQIISNHPEDSSINDEFYKDRPSVMPHNFTEGMKLEAVDPSAPFTISPATVTKVFNNQFFLVRTDDLREEVVKDGRSRVFVCHRDSPGIFPAQWSLKNGVKLNPPPGYEGQDFDWADYLKQCEAEPAPQHCFPSDPSDQCFKESMMLEAVNPLSPENIHVATVTKVKEQHIWIRLEGVKQPVPEIISHIDSMDIFPVSWCETNGYPLQYPLKPKVEKQKKIAVVQPERHRVPSKDSSPDALRQAPSSQTETSQTNGKYICPKIYFNHRCFSGPYLNKGRIAELPQCVGPGNCVLVLKEVLTLLINSAYKPSRVLRELQLDQEGRWQGHGETLKAKYKGKSYRATVEIVRTADRVAEFCRKTCIKLECCPNLFGPHMVLDRCSENCSVLTKTKYTYYYGKKKSRRVGRPPGGHSNLEGGVKRRGRRKKRRKQLFVHKKRRSSASVDNTPAGSPQGSGEEEDLDEDDSLSDDSGSEQDELMDDSEYSEKKSQPPTPSPSPPETPRPTRRRRKARSPSYSDDENRPPSPKSPFAEAPQKLCLDSSPLEWSVTDVVRFIRTTDCAPLARIFMDQEIDGQALLLLNLPTVQECMDLKLGPAIKLCHHIERVKLAFYQQFAS, encoded by the exons ATGAGCCAAGATGCACAGGAGTCTG ATGCGGACTCTGGTCAGGACATGTCAGAGTTTAACTGGGACGATTATCTGGAGGAGACGGGGGCCGTGCCCCATCATGCCTTTAAACAC ATGGATCAAGGACTGCAGACGGGTCTGACCCCTGGCATGAAGCTGGAGGTTCCTGTGCGGGGTGACCCCAACAACGCCTACTGGGTTTCAACCATCATTACCACCTGCGGCCAGCTTCTGCTGTTGCGTTACGACGGCTACGGCGACGACCGCCGTGCCGACTTCTGGTGTGACATCATGGCCGCTAACCTGCACCCCATCGGCTGGAGCAAGCAGCAGGGTCGACCCATGAGGCCCCCTGAGG GTGTGAGAGAAAAACATGAGGACTGGGAGTCCCTGCTGGAGAGATCTCTATCTGAATCCTGCAGTGCTCCTGCCAGTCTGCTGGAAGGG GCCCAGCGTGGATGTAACCCGGTAGACCTGCTCAGTCCAGGGCTCAGTGTGGAGCTGATGGATACTGAGGACGCCGGAGTGGCGTGGGGTGCCGTAATCGAGGACAATGTTGGGGGCCGCTTACGTCTCCGTTACACTGGCACAGAGGGGCTTCCTGACACACATTCTGTTATTTGGATATTTTACCTGAACCACCGACTCCACCTGCCCGGCTGGGCCAAAGAGCACAGCTGTGTCGTCAGACCCCCATCAG ctTTACTTTCGTTACGCACAGAGGAGGAATGGGCAGAAGTGAAGCAGATCATCTCCAACCACCCCGAGGACTCGAGTATTAATGATGAGTTTTATAAG GATCGTCCATCCGTCATGCCACACAACTTTACTGAGGGGATGAAGCTGGAGGCCGTGGATCCATCTGCACCTTTTACCATTAGTCCTGCCACTGTAACCAAG GTTTTTAATAATCAGTTCTTCCTGGTGAGGACGGACGATTTGAGAGAGGAAGTGGTGAAAGATGGAAGAAGTCGAGTGTTTGTGTGTCATAGGGACAGTCCAGGAATCTTCCCCGCCCAGTGGAGTCTGAAAAACGGTGTTAAACTAAACCCACCACCAG GATACGAAGGGCAGGATTTTGACTGGGCTGATTATCTGAAACAGTGTGAAGCAGAACCGGCGCCTCAGCACTGCTTCCCCTCT GATCCATCTGATCAGTGCTTTAAGGAATCTATGATGTTGGAGGCCGTGAACCCACTCAGTCCTGAAAATATTCACGTGGCGACAGTCACCAAGGTCAAAGAGCAACATATCTGGATTCGACTGGAAG GAGTGAAGCAGCCTGTTCCAGAAATCATTAGTCATATAGACTCCATGGATATCTTCCCTGTCAGCTGGTGTGAAACCAATGGCTACCCACTCCAGTACCCCCTTAAACCTAAAG TCGAAAAGCAGAAGAAAATAGCAGTGGTTCAACCAGAACGACA CCGAGTGCCTTCTAAAGACTCGTCCCCAGACGCCCTCAGACAGGCTCCGAGCAGCCAGACAGAGACCA GTCAGACCAATGGAAAATACATCTGCCCCAAGATTTATTTCAACCACCGGTGCTTTTCCGGGCCGTACCTTAACAAGGGTCGCATCGCTGAGCTCCCTCAGTGTGTGGGTCCGGGGAACTGCGTCCTTGTCCTAAAGGAG GTCCTGACGCTGCTGATTAACTCGGCCTACAAGCCCAGCCGTGTGCTCCGCGAGCTCCAGCTGGACCAGGAGGGACGCTGGCAAGGTCATGGAGAGACACTTAAGGCCAA ATACAAAGGGAAGAGCTACAGAGCAACAGTGGAGATCGTTCGTACTGCGGATCGTGTGGCCGAGTTCTGTAGAAAGACCTGTATTAAACTGGAgtgctgtcccaacttgttcGGCCCACACATGGTTCTCGATCGGTGCTCTGAGAACTGTTCTGTCCTCACCAAAACAAAATACA CCTATTACTatggaaaaaagaaaagcaggCGTGTGGGTCGCCCCCCGGGGGGCCACTCCAACCTGGAGGGGGGTGTGAAAAGACGAGGCAGGAGAAAGAAGAGGAGAAAGCAGCTCTTTGTTCATAAGAAGAGACGCTCCTCTGCATCTGTGGATAACACACCTGCTGGATCTCCTCAG GGAAGTGGTGAGGAGGAAGACCTGGATGAAGATGACTCTCTGAGCGACGACAGTGGATCTGAGCAGGACGAGTTGATGGACGATTCGGAATACTCCGAAAAGAAATCACAACCTCCGACTCCTTCGCCCTCTCCCCCTGAAACCCCCCGGCCCACCCGACGGCGCCGTAAAGCTCGCTCTCCTTCATACTCCGACGATGAGAACAGACCTCCATCACCCAAG AGTCCCTTTGCTGAAGCTCCTCAGAAGCTGTGTTTGGACAGCAGTCCGTTGGAGTGGAGCGTTACAGACGTGGTGCGTTTCATCAGGACCACCGACTGTGCTCCACTCGCACGCATCTTCATGGACCAG GAGATTGATGGCCAGGCTCTGCTGCTGCTGAACTTGCCCACAGTGCAGGAGTGCATGGACCTTAAACTCGGCCCCGCTATTAAACTGTGCCATCATATTGAAAGGGTCAAACTGGCATTTTACCAGCAGTTTGCCAGCTAA
- the sfmbt1 gene encoding scm-like with four MBT domains protein 1 isoform X2, producing MSQDAQESDADSGQDMSEFNWDDYLEETGAVPHHAFKHMDQGLQTGLTPGMKLEVPVRGDPNNAYWVSTIITTCGQLLLLRYDGYGDDRRADFWCDIMAANLHPIGWSKQQGRPMRPPEGVREKHEDWESLLERSLSESCSAPASLLEGAQRGCNPVDLLSPGLSVELMDTEDAGVAWGAVIEDNVGGRLRLRYTGTEGLPDTHSVIWIFYLNHRLHLPGWAKEHSCVVRPPSALLSLRTEEEWAEVKQIISNHPEDSSINDEFYKDRPSVMPHNFTEGMKLEAVDPSAPFTISPATVTKVFNNQFFLVRTDDLREEVVKDGRSRVFVCHRDSPGIFPAQWSLKNGVKLNPPPGYEGQDFDWADYLKQCEAEPAPQHCFPSDPSDQCFKESMMLEAVNPLSPENIHVATVTKVKEQHIWIRLEGVKQPVPEIISHIDSMDIFPVSWCETNGYPLQYPLKPKVEKQKKIAVVQPERHRVPSKDSSPDALRQAPSSQTETSQTNGKYICPKIYFNHRCFSGPYLNKGRIAELPQCVGPGNCVLVLKEVLTLLINSAYKPSRVLRELQLDQEGRWQGHGETLKAKYKGKSYRATVEIVRTADRVAEFCRKTCIKLECCPNLFGPHMVLDRCSENCSVLTKTKYTYYYGKKKSRRVGRPPGGHSNLEGGVKRRGRRKKRRKQLFVHKKRRSSASVDNTPAGSPQW from the exons ATGAGCCAAGATGCACAGGAGTCTG ATGCGGACTCTGGTCAGGACATGTCAGAGTTTAACTGGGACGATTATCTGGAGGAGACGGGGGCCGTGCCCCATCATGCCTTTAAACAC ATGGATCAAGGACTGCAGACGGGTCTGACCCCTGGCATGAAGCTGGAGGTTCCTGTGCGGGGTGACCCCAACAACGCCTACTGGGTTTCAACCATCATTACCACCTGCGGCCAGCTTCTGCTGTTGCGTTACGACGGCTACGGCGACGACCGCCGTGCCGACTTCTGGTGTGACATCATGGCCGCTAACCTGCACCCCATCGGCTGGAGCAAGCAGCAGGGTCGACCCATGAGGCCCCCTGAGG GTGTGAGAGAAAAACATGAGGACTGGGAGTCCCTGCTGGAGAGATCTCTATCTGAATCCTGCAGTGCTCCTGCCAGTCTGCTGGAAGGG GCCCAGCGTGGATGTAACCCGGTAGACCTGCTCAGTCCAGGGCTCAGTGTGGAGCTGATGGATACTGAGGACGCCGGAGTGGCGTGGGGTGCCGTAATCGAGGACAATGTTGGGGGCCGCTTACGTCTCCGTTACACTGGCACAGAGGGGCTTCCTGACACACATTCTGTTATTTGGATATTTTACCTGAACCACCGACTCCACCTGCCCGGCTGGGCCAAAGAGCACAGCTGTGTCGTCAGACCCCCATCAG ctTTACTTTCGTTACGCACAGAGGAGGAATGGGCAGAAGTGAAGCAGATCATCTCCAACCACCCCGAGGACTCGAGTATTAATGATGAGTTTTATAAG GATCGTCCATCCGTCATGCCACACAACTTTACTGAGGGGATGAAGCTGGAGGCCGTGGATCCATCTGCACCTTTTACCATTAGTCCTGCCACTGTAACCAAG GTTTTTAATAATCAGTTCTTCCTGGTGAGGACGGACGATTTGAGAGAGGAAGTGGTGAAAGATGGAAGAAGTCGAGTGTTTGTGTGTCATAGGGACAGTCCAGGAATCTTCCCCGCCCAGTGGAGTCTGAAAAACGGTGTTAAACTAAACCCACCACCAG GATACGAAGGGCAGGATTTTGACTGGGCTGATTATCTGAAACAGTGTGAAGCAGAACCGGCGCCTCAGCACTGCTTCCCCTCT GATCCATCTGATCAGTGCTTTAAGGAATCTATGATGTTGGAGGCCGTGAACCCACTCAGTCCTGAAAATATTCACGTGGCGACAGTCACCAAGGTCAAAGAGCAACATATCTGGATTCGACTGGAAG GAGTGAAGCAGCCTGTTCCAGAAATCATTAGTCATATAGACTCCATGGATATCTTCCCTGTCAGCTGGTGTGAAACCAATGGCTACCCACTCCAGTACCCCCTTAAACCTAAAG TCGAAAAGCAGAAGAAAATAGCAGTGGTTCAACCAGAACGACA CCGAGTGCCTTCTAAAGACTCGTCCCCAGACGCCCTCAGACAGGCTCCGAGCAGCCAGACAGAGACCA GTCAGACCAATGGAAAATACATCTGCCCCAAGATTTATTTCAACCACCGGTGCTTTTCCGGGCCGTACCTTAACAAGGGTCGCATCGCTGAGCTCCCTCAGTGTGTGGGTCCGGGGAACTGCGTCCTTGTCCTAAAGGAG GTCCTGACGCTGCTGATTAACTCGGCCTACAAGCCCAGCCGTGTGCTCCGCGAGCTCCAGCTGGACCAGGAGGGACGCTGGCAAGGTCATGGAGAGACACTTAAGGCCAA ATACAAAGGGAAGAGCTACAGAGCAACAGTGGAGATCGTTCGTACTGCGGATCGTGTGGCCGAGTTCTGTAGAAAGACCTGTATTAAACTGGAgtgctgtcccaacttgttcGGCCCACACATGGTTCTCGATCGGTGCTCTGAGAACTGTTCTGTCCTCACCAAAACAAAATACA CCTATTACTatggaaaaaagaaaagcaggCGTGTGGGTCGCCCCCCGGGGGGCCACTCCAACCTGGAGGGGGGTGTGAAAAGACGAGGCAGGAGAAAGAAGAGGAGAAAGCAGCTCTTTGTTCATAAGAAGAGACGCTCCTCTGCATCTGTGGATAACACACCTGCTGGATCTCCTCAG TGGTGA
- the stimate gene encoding store-operated calcium entry regulator STIMATE — protein sequence MENTELSAVSLVQRTDGNAPGLLNPGESAAPGPSLPSNSTPSAMKGCANGDLMDSFGIFLQGLLGVMAFSILMLKRFREPKHERRPWRIWFLDTSKQAIGMLFIHFANVYLSDLTEEDPCSLYLINFLLDATLGMLVIYGGVKAVSAVVEWRQWDSLRFGEYGEPVQCTAWAGQCALYIIIMMFEKVVITLVLLIPQWKKLAMMNPITNPQLELALVMLIVPFFVNALMFWVVDNFLMKKGRTKAKLEEREVNDDSRGNSKVRYRRALSHDDSESEILFSADDEMEDSDADEDVRRLAGLKPVKKKKHRLGIPV from the exons ATGGAAAACACAGAACTAAGTGCGGTGTCTCTGGTCCAACGGACTGATGGAAATGCACCCGGGCTACTCAACCCTGGAGAATCGGCCGCACCGGGCCCATCACTTCCCTCCAATTCCACTCCATCAGCTATGAAAGGATGTGCAAATGGAGACCTTATGGACTCTTTTGGGATCTTTCTGCAAGGCCTGCTAGGAGTGATGGCCTTCAGCATCCTCATGT tgaaaCGCTTCAGAGAACCAAAGCATGAAAGAAGACCCTGGAGAATCTG GTTTCTGGACACTTCCAAACAGGCTATTGGGATGCTCTTTATTCATTTTGCAAATGTCTACCTATCTGATCTGACAGAGGAGGACCCGTGTTCACT CTATCTAATAAACTTTTTGTTGGATGCTACACTGGGCATGTTGGTGATTTATGGTGGAGTGAAAGCTGTCAGTGCTGTGGTGGAGTGGAGGCAGTGGGACTCATTACGCTTTGGAGAGTATG gagaGCCGGTACAGTGCACAGCGTGGGCAGGTCAGTGTGCACTGTATATCATCATCATGATGTTTGAGAAGGTGGTCATTACCCTGGTGCTGCTGATCCCACAGTGGAAGAAG CTGGCTATGATGAACCCCATCACAAACCCTCAACTGGAGCTGGCTCTCGTCATGCTCATTGTCCCGTTCTTTGTTAAT gcTCTAATGTTCTGGGTAGTCGACAATTTTCTGATGAAGAAAGGCAGAACAAAAGCCAAGCTGGAGGAGAGGGAGGTAAACGACGACTCTCGGGGCAATAGCAAGGTGCGCTACAGGCGAGCTCTTTCCCACGACGACTCTGAATCAGAG ATTCTGTTCTCCGCAGACGACGAGATGGAGGACTCGGACGCCGACGAGGACGTCCGCAGACTCGCCGGTCTCAAACCTGTTAAGAAAAAGAAGCACAGACTCGGCATTCCAGTGTGA